In Actinomycetota bacterium, the genomic window ACTTCAATAGTTACTTTATCAGTCATAACTTCAAGTAGGGGTTCACCCTTTTCTACATAATCTCCTTCCTTCTTCAACCATATTTCTATTAAACCCTTTTCCATAGTCATTCCTAACTTTGGCATTATAACTTCATACATTTAATATCCCCTTTTAGAATAATAAAAAAATATTATGTAAAATAAATGATTTATTTACCAGCTAATTCTTTTGCTGCATTTATAATATCTTCAACTTGAGGAACAGCATGCCTTTCAAGATTTCTGTTATACGGTATTGGAATATCTAAACCACCCAATCTTTTTATTGGAGCATCTAAATAATCAAATGCTTCACTTTCAGAAATCATTGCAGCGATTTCAGCACCAAATCCACCTGTTTTACATGCTTCATGAATAGCTATTGCTCTACCTGTTTTTTTAACGGATTCGATTATTGTTTTTTTATCATAAGGCTTTAATGTTCTTGGATCCACTATTTCAACACTTATTCCATCCTTTTCCAATTCTTTTGATGCAGAAATTGCTCTTTGAACCATTATTGAAGTAGCGACAATTGTTAAATCCTCACCTTTTCTTTTTATATCTGCTACTCCTAATGGAATCTCATATTCTTCTTCAGGAACTTCCCCAGTTGTTTTATAAAGTAACTTATGTTCAATAAAAATTATAGGATTATTATCTCTTATTGAAGAAATTAATAGC contains:
- a CDS encoding alpha-ketoacid dehydrogenase subunit beta; translated protein: MREITYAEAIREALRQEMRRDKNVFLIGEDLGIYGGAFGVTYGLLDEFGEERVRDTPISEAAIAGAALGAAITGMRPVAEIMFMDFTTIAMEQIVNQAAKIKFMFGGKAKVPMVVRTPAGSGTGAAAQHSQSLEAWFIHVPGLKVVMPSTPYDAKGLLISSIRDNNPIIFIEHKLLYKTTGEVPEEEYEIPLGVADIKRKGEDLTIVATSIMVQRAISASKELEKDGISVEIVDPRTLKPYDKKTIIESVKKTGRAIAIHEACKTGGFGAEIAAMISESEAFDYLDAPIKRLGGLDIPIPYNRNLERHAVPQVEDIINAAKELAGK